A genomic segment from Chitinophaga flava encodes:
- a CDS encoding DUF4268 domain-containing protein gives MYSKEEVSKQKQAFWTAFGRYMKPVLSADGEIISWSNYKTGIPGIFFKLDAENRYVCISILITQADPQLHAAFYECFEMQKKMLENALGETDWEWEQDITDDYGKNISRIGKRVDGISILRTEDWPALISFLKERIVALDEYWSTAKYAFEALL, from the coding sequence ATGTATTCCAAAGAGGAAGTATCCAAACAAAAGCAGGCGTTCTGGACGGCATTTGGCCGCTATATGAAACCAGTATTATCAGCAGATGGGGAGATCATCAGCTGGTCTAATTACAAAACAGGCATACCCGGTATATTCTTTAAACTGGATGCAGAAAACAGATATGTATGTATCTCTATCCTGATTACACAGGCGGATCCACAGCTGCATGCAGCTTTTTATGAATGCTTTGAAATGCAGAAAAAAATGCTGGAAAACGCATTGGGAGAAACTGACTGGGAATGGGAACAGGATATTACGGATGACTACGGCAAGAACATCAGCAGAATCGGCAAGCGGGTTGACGGCATATCTATACTTCGCACAGAAGACTGGCCAGCACTGATATCTTTCCTTAAAGAGAGGATTGTAGCACTGGACGAGTATTGGAGTACAGCAAAATATGCATTTGAAGCATTACTGTAA
- a CDS encoding LytTR family transcriptional regulator DNA-binding domain-containing protein, translating into MRIIKYTYFIRVHKSFVLAIQYITMIHYNVVYMAHTKEMIPIGSSYREAFMSRMKDKIMT; encoded by the coding sequence ATTAGGATAATCAAGTATACTTATTTCATCCGGGTGCACAAATCTTTTGTACTCGCTATCCAGTATATAACCATGATCCACTACAATGTGGTGTACATGGCGCATACCAAAGAAATGATCCCGATAGGTTCCAGCTACCGGGAGGCTTTCATGAGCAGGATGAAAGACAAGATCATGACCTGA